AGTATCATGATGTTTCGTACTAATGGAAAATCCTGACGGTTACCGAGAAAGCGCAAAGAAGCCGTTGAAGATGGTAAGGGGCCTTTCGGAGATAACGATCGTCTTGGATAGAGTAAGGGGTTCCCTTCTTCAGCAGAGGGAAGCACGAAGGCGGGTAATCGATTTCTGAAAAGCAGAGTTAACTCACCGATATCTAGCACGTCCTCGTTTTGCAGCAAAACTTTGTTCATGCGCCGACGATTCACCAGCAAGGCGTTCTTACTATTCCGGTCTTCCAAGTAAAATGAATTCTGTTTTGGAGTCAATGCGACCTTCTCTAAATTCGCAGACAATCTGAGCTTATTTTTTGTTTCAATATCGTTCAGATAATCCAAGGTGTAGTTCTTTAGCTCCAAGGGCAGAAATCGATTATTCTCTCCGGGAGTAATGATTTCAAAACCAAGCTCCACTTCGGTTTTGCGTACAGGTTGGCTGCGCGATCGCCAAAACCAGAAAAGGCAACCAACTAAGGTCAACATTAAACCGATCAGGATTCCAAATTGTAAGGGATCTATTGGTTCAAGCGGGGGCGCAATTTTGTGGAGATCAACAGAAGATGAGGTGGGTTCGTGCAGAACAAATTGTAAACTTGGGGATTGCGTGTCCGCATTGGCATGCATTGGCGCCAGCCCCATCACTAGCAACACTCCTATGAGAAGTCGTTGCCAGTTACGAATTGAATCAGGCATTGCTATTTGTTGAACTGCAGCAGCGCCGTTCCGATTTTGATAAGGTCTCCTGATTGGAGTTCTTGCTGCACAACAGGCCTGTAATTCAACAGTACTTCTTGGGAATCACCGTAGTTCGTTAACAAAATTTGACCCCGATCTCGCTCGATACAAGCTTGTTCTCCACGTACTTCTCGAAAGGGATGTAGGATCAGATTGTTTTGAAGGCTATACCCTAGTGAACTATAAAACGGATGGAGCCAGTAAACATGTCCTTCACGCTCCCCGGTTAGTAGATGTAATCGGGAACGATTAGACAGTGCTTCTGGCAGTCCCAATAACAGGGAAATACCAAAACCTATTGACAACAGCGGAATCCAACTAGCAAATCCTTGAATCAGAAAAACCGACTGCAATGTTGATAAAATATAGAGAGCTCCACCGCCACCGATAGCCGCTAAGAGCCCAAGTTGTAGGCGGACCTTCCAAGCATTACATCCTCTCGAAGTTAGAATTCCGATGCCACCTCCCAATAAAACCGCATAGAGCAGTGTTCCAAATTGGTACTGTGGAAATCTTTCAGAAAATGTCACAGAGAGTAGAGTCACACCTAAGCCTAGTAACAATCCATCAAATAAACCTTTTACTCCTTGTTTTACCAAGGATTCAATTTCACATCCTTGAAAGTAGATCTCACGGATTTGGAGTGCCATCCCCAAGCCAGCTCCAAGTAATGCTCCTTCCAAAATGTGATGTAATAATGGAAGTATCGTCTCCGGCAAACTAAGAAGGCTCTCAGCGACAATTGAA
The nucleotide sequence above comes from SAR324 cluster bacterium. Encoded proteins:
- a CDS encoding FHA domain-containing protein, whose product is MPDSIRNWQRLLIGVLLVMGLAPMHANADTQSPSLQFVLHEPTSSSVDLHKIAPPLEPIDPLQFGILIGLMLTLVGCLFWFWRSRSQPVRKTEVELGFEIITPGENNRFLPLELKNYTLDYLNDIETKNKLRLSANLEKVALTPKQNSFYLEDRNSKNALLVNRRRMNKVLLQNEDVLDIGELTLLFRNRLPAFVLPSAEEGNPLLYPRRSLSPKGPLPSSTASLRFLGNRQDFPLVRNIMILGRSETCDMVLEDSSVHLRHARIFRSGTVYKLQNLSTEGTYLNSRRVEQKELHDGDEIAVGRYVFIFQSGKKR
- a CDS encoding FHA domain-containing protein; protein product: MRHLYLPSVLSLGLLGSLLAWLVAQFVSIVAESLLSLPETILPLLHHILEGALLGAGLGMALQIREIYFQGCEIESLVKQGVKGLFDGLLLGLGVTLLSVTFSERFPQYQFGTLLYAVLLGGGIGILTSRGCNAWKVRLQLGLLAAIGGGGALYILSTLQSVFLIQGFASWIPLLSIGFGISLLLGLPEALSNRSRLHLLTGEREGHVYWLHPFYSSLGYSLQNNLILHPFREVRGEQACIERDRGQILLTNYGDSQEVLLNYRPVVQQELQSGDLIKIGTALLQFNK